A genomic window from Bacteroidia bacterium includes:
- the mce gene encoding methylmalonyl-CoA epimerase, which produces MKLEHIGIAVADAQKSIPIFSALLNQDPYKTEVVDSEHVKTVFFQTQNCKIELLEATDEQSVIHNFITKRGEGLHHIAFEVPDILTAMEQLRAKGIRTLNEHPKAGADNKLICFLHPKDTNGVLIELCQEK; this is translated from the coding sequence ATGAAATTAGAACACATCGGCATAGCAGTTGCAGATGCCCAAAAATCTATCCCCATCTTTTCAGCATTATTAAATCAAGACCCATATAAAACAGAAGTTGTTGATTCTGAGCATGTAAAAACTGTTTTTTTTCAAACTCAAAACTGTAAGATAGAGTTATTGGAAGCAACAGATGAGCAGTCTGTGATTCATAATTTTATTACAAAACGCGGAGAAGGCTTGCACCACATCGCCTTTGAAGTGCCGGATATTTTAACAGCTATGGAGCAGCTACGCGCAAAAGGAATCCGAACCCTCAATGAACATCCCAAAGCCGGTGCTGATAACAAACTGATATGCTTTTTGCACCCCAAAGACACAAACGGCGTTTTGATAGAATTATGTCAAGAAAAATAA